One window of Tachysurus vachellii isolate PV-2020 chromosome 21, HZAU_Pvac_v1, whole genome shotgun sequence genomic DNA carries:
- the LOC132837647 gene encoding adhesion G protein-coupled receptor E3-like produces the protein MLFSNLHIVVSWDLVFVSLMLRYFKSVLMSVFSSLTNITLYQDQMHEVLLVVITWVGIVISLVCLAICISAFCFLRGLQTDRNTIHKNLCINLFIAELLFLIGINKTQYQVLGSQDRYSALPPRPHLGFRSPLHQREDSHHGVPVHHLQRLPGHVHLHLALRTAEKGP, from the exons atgctgttcaGCAACCTGCACATTGTGGTGTCATGGGATTTAGTCTTTGTATCTCTGATGCTGCGGTACTTTAAGTCAGTCCTCATGTCTGTCTTTAGCTCTCTCACTAACATCACACTG tACCAGGATCAGATGCACGAGGTTCTGCTGGTTGTGATCACGTGGGTGGGGATCGTCATCTCACTGGTATGTCTGGCCATCTGCATCTCCGCCTTCTGCTTCCTGAGAGGTCTGCAGACAGACCGCAACACCATCCACAAGAACCTGTGCATCAACCTCTTCATCGCAgagctcctcttcctcatcgGCATCAACAAGACACAGTACCAG GTCCTGGGCTCTCAGGACCGTTACTCTGCTCTTCCTCCTCGGCCTCACCTGGGCTTTCGGTCTCCTCTTCATCAACGAGAAGACAGTCATCATGGCGTACCTGTTCACCACCTTCAACGCCTTCCAGGGCATGTTCATCTTCATCTTGCACTGCGCACTGcagaaaaag gtccATAA